From the genome of Triticum aestivum cultivar Chinese Spring chromosome 3B, IWGSC CS RefSeq v2.1, whole genome shotgun sequence, one region includes:
- the LOC123072187 gene encoding laccase-19 isoform X1 produces the protein MEKLSMAATMFCAMVLAALAAAAGGEAAVVEHTFVVHEMNQKHLCNTTKIYVVNGQLPGPTIDITDGDTVVVHVVNRLPHGLTIHWHGVRQMRSCWSDGAGFVTECPIPPGGEHMYRFNVTGQVGTLWWHAHVTCLRATVAGAFIVRPKGGRYPFPTPAKDVPIIIGEWWELDLVELDRRMHDGNFDDNPLSATINGKLGDLSNCSGKPEESFVLDVVRGDTYLLRIVNTALFSEYYFKVAGHTFTVVGADGYYLTPYKTDMVTVAPGEAIDVLMAADAPPAHYHMVALANQPPEPDPQIPGFVSRGLIRYTGSSHNNNGLPVPTPLMPSQHNTMPSYYFHSNLTGLAHPDRHRVPMHVDERLFFTLGLGSICRGTNKTCERGRSPETIVVATMNNVSFRHPTNASLLERYYDGRTSGLYTEDLPDHPPHPYNYTDRSLIPPGPLEKALEPTFKATKLRRFRYNTSVEIIFQSTALLQSDSNPMHLHGYDFFVLATGLGNYNPKTDPKKFNYHNPQLRNTVHVPRTGWAAVRFVTDNPGMWYLHCHFEFHIIMGMATAFIVENGPTPETSLPPPPPEFKRCGANGLTQP, from the exons ATGGAGAAGCTCTCCATGGCGGCGACTATGTTCTGCGCCATGGTCCTTGCGGCTCTGGCGGCTGCTGCCGGCGGTGAGGCGGCGGTCGTGGAACACACCTTTGTA GTGCACGAGATGAACCAGAAGCACCTGTGCAACACGACCAAGATTTACGTGGTGAACGGGCAGCTCCCGGGCCCCACCATCGACATCACCGACGGCGACACGGTTGTCGTCCACGTCGTCAACCGTCTCCCTCACGGGCTAACCATCCACTGGCACGGTGTCCGGCAGATGAGGAGCTGCTGGTCCGATGGCGCCGGCTTTGTCACCGAATGCCCAATCCCTCCCGGCGGTGAGCACATGTACCGCTTCAACGTCACCGGTCAGGTTGGTACATTGTGGTGGCACGCCCACGTCACCTGCCTCCGCGCCACCGTCGCCGGCGCCTTCATCGTCCGCCCCAAGGGCGGGAGGTACCCGTTCCCGACGCCCGCCAAGGACGTGCCCATCATCATTGGCGAGTGGTGGGAGCTCGACCTCGTTGAGTTAGACAGGAGGATGCATGATGGTAACTTCGACGACAATCCTCTATCGGCGACCATCAACGGTAAGCTCGGCGACCTCAGCAATTGCTCTGGCAAGCCGGAGGAGAGCTTCGTCCTTGACGTGGTGCGCGGGGACACATACCTGCTGCGGATTGTGAACACGGCGCTCTTCtcggagtactacttcaaggtcgCTGGGCATACGTTCACGGTGGTGGGTGCCGACGGATACTACCTGACGCCGTACAAGACGGACATGGTGACCGTCGCACCAGGGGAGGCAATCGACGTGCTCATGGCTGCCGACGCCCCGCCCGCGCACTACCATATGGTGGCGCTCGCGAACCAGCCGCCGGAGCCTGACCCGCAGATCCCGGGGTTCGTGTCCCGTGGCCTCATCCGCTACACGGGATCCTCCCATAACAACAACGGGCTGCCGGTGCCGACGCCCCTCATGCCCAGCCAGCACAACACCATGCCGTCCTACTACTTCCACAGCAACCTCACCGGCCTCGCCCACCCAGACCGCCATCGTGTTCCCATGCACGTCGACGAGCGCCTCTTCTTCACGCTCGGCCTCGGCTCCATCTGCCGCGGCACCAACAAGACATGCGAGCGTGGGCGGAGTCCCGAGACCATCGTGGTGGCCACCATGAACAACGTGTCCTTCCGCCACCCGACCAACGCGTCGCTCCTCGAGAGGTACTACGACGGCCGGACAAGTGGCCTCTACACGGAGGACCTCCCCGACCATCCGCCACACCCGTACAACTACACCGACCGCTCCCTCATCCCGCCGGGGCCGCTGGAGAAGGCGCTCGAGCCGACGTTCAAGGCGACCAAGCTACGGAGGTTCCGGTACAACACCTCGGTGGAGATCATCTTCCAGAGCACGGCGCTGCTACAGAGCGACTCCAACCCCATGCACCTCCATGGCTACGACTTCTTCGTCCTCGCCACAGGACTCGGCAACTACAACCCCAAGACGGACCCCAAGAAGTTCAACTACCACAATCCACAGCTGAGGAACACGGTGCATGTGCCCAGGACCGGCTGGGCCGCTGTGCGCTTCGTCACCGACAACCCCGGGATGTGGTACCTTCATTGCCACTTTGAGTTCCACATCATTATGGGCATGGCGACAGCGTTCATCGTGGAGAATGGGCCGACGCCGGAGACCAGCCTGCCCCCACCGCCGCCGGAATTCAAGAGGTGTGGGGCCAATGGCCTCACTCAGCCATAG
- the LOC123072187 gene encoding laccase-19 isoform X2 translates to MNQKHLCNTTKIYVVNGQLPGPTIDITDGDTVVVHVVNRLPHGLTIHWHGVRQMRSCWSDGAGFVTECPIPPGGEHMYRFNVTGQVGTLWWHAHVTCLRATVAGAFIVRPKGGRYPFPTPAKDVPIIIGEWWELDLVELDRRMHDGNFDDNPLSATINGKLGDLSNCSGKPEESFVLDVVRGDTYLLRIVNTALFSEYYFKVAGHTFTVVGADGYYLTPYKTDMVTVAPGEAIDVLMAADAPPAHYHMVALANQPPEPDPQIPGFVSRGLIRYTGSSHNNNGLPVPTPLMPSQHNTMPSYYFHSNLTGLAHPDRHRVPMHVDERLFFTLGLGSICRGTNKTCERGRSPETIVVATMNNVSFRHPTNASLLERYYDGRTSGLYTEDLPDHPPHPYNYTDRSLIPPGPLEKALEPTFKATKLRRFRYNTSVEIIFQSTALLQSDSNPMHLHGYDFFVLATGLGNYNPKTDPKKFNYHNPQLRNTVHVPRTGWAAVRFVTDNPGMWYLHCHFEFHIIMGMATAFIVENGPTPETSLPPPPPEFKRCGANGLTQP, encoded by the coding sequence ATGAACCAGAAGCACCTGTGCAACACGACCAAGATTTACGTGGTGAACGGGCAGCTCCCGGGCCCCACCATCGACATCACCGACGGCGACACGGTTGTCGTCCACGTCGTCAACCGTCTCCCTCACGGGCTAACCATCCACTGGCACGGTGTCCGGCAGATGAGGAGCTGCTGGTCCGATGGCGCCGGCTTTGTCACCGAATGCCCAATCCCTCCCGGCGGTGAGCACATGTACCGCTTCAACGTCACCGGTCAGGTTGGTACATTGTGGTGGCACGCCCACGTCACCTGCCTCCGCGCCACCGTCGCCGGCGCCTTCATCGTCCGCCCCAAGGGCGGGAGGTACCCGTTCCCGACGCCCGCCAAGGACGTGCCCATCATCATTGGCGAGTGGTGGGAGCTCGACCTCGTTGAGTTAGACAGGAGGATGCATGATGGTAACTTCGACGACAATCCTCTATCGGCGACCATCAACGGTAAGCTCGGCGACCTCAGCAATTGCTCTGGCAAGCCGGAGGAGAGCTTCGTCCTTGACGTGGTGCGCGGGGACACATACCTGCTGCGGATTGTGAACACGGCGCTCTTCtcggagtactacttcaaggtcgCTGGGCATACGTTCACGGTGGTGGGTGCCGACGGATACTACCTGACGCCGTACAAGACGGACATGGTGACCGTCGCACCAGGGGAGGCAATCGACGTGCTCATGGCTGCCGACGCCCCGCCCGCGCACTACCATATGGTGGCGCTCGCGAACCAGCCGCCGGAGCCTGACCCGCAGATCCCGGGGTTCGTGTCCCGTGGCCTCATCCGCTACACGGGATCCTCCCATAACAACAACGGGCTGCCGGTGCCGACGCCCCTCATGCCCAGCCAGCACAACACCATGCCGTCCTACTACTTCCACAGCAACCTCACCGGCCTCGCCCACCCAGACCGCCATCGTGTTCCCATGCACGTCGACGAGCGCCTCTTCTTCACGCTCGGCCTCGGCTCCATCTGCCGCGGCACCAACAAGACATGCGAGCGTGGGCGGAGTCCCGAGACCATCGTGGTGGCCACCATGAACAACGTGTCCTTCCGCCACCCGACCAACGCGTCGCTCCTCGAGAGGTACTACGACGGCCGGACAAGTGGCCTCTACACGGAGGACCTCCCCGACCATCCGCCACACCCGTACAACTACACCGACCGCTCCCTCATCCCGCCGGGGCCGCTGGAGAAGGCGCTCGAGCCGACGTTCAAGGCGACCAAGCTACGGAGGTTCCGGTACAACACCTCGGTGGAGATCATCTTCCAGAGCACGGCGCTGCTACAGAGCGACTCCAACCCCATGCACCTCCATGGCTACGACTTCTTCGTCCTCGCCACAGGACTCGGCAACTACAACCCCAAGACGGACCCCAAGAAGTTCAACTACCACAATCCACAGCTGAGGAACACGGTGCATGTGCCCAGGACCGGCTGGGCCGCTGTGCGCTTCGTCACCGACAACCCCGGGATGTGGTACCTTCATTGCCACTTTGAGTTCCACATCATTATGGGCATGGCGACAGCGTTCATCGTGGAGAATGGGCCGACGCCGGAGACCAGCCTGCCCCCACCGCCGCCGGAATTCAAGAGGTGTGGGGCCAATGGCCTCACTCAGCCATAG